The following are from one region of the Trueperaceae bacterium genome:
- the galE gene encoding UDP-glucose 4-epimerase GalE — MRILVTGGAGYIGSVTTSTLLARGHDVVVLDDLRTGHRAAVPDGATFVHADVADRPVVEATLVAHDADAIVHFAASSLVGESMRDPMAYFGNNTAGSIRLLEAAQATGVRRFVFSSTAALYGTPDAVPIPETAPVRPESVYGASKHGVEQVLDWASRTAGLGAVALRYFNAAGATEARGEDHRPETHLVPIVLEAAAGRRDGVRIYGDDYPTPDGTAVRDYVHVADLAEAHALAVEAAEPGRFEAYNLGSGVGYSVREVIDTVRDVTGADVPAEVGPRRAGDPPRLVASVAKIGAALGWTPHRSDLRGIVASAWAWHRAHPDGYAERS, encoded by the coding sequence ATGCGCATCCTCGTCACCGGCGGCGCCGGCTACATCGGTAGCGTCACGACCTCCACCCTCCTCGCGCGCGGCCACGACGTCGTCGTCCTCGACGACCTCCGGACCGGCCACCGCGCCGCCGTCCCGGACGGCGCGACGTTCGTCCACGCCGACGTCGCCGACCGCCCCGTCGTCGAGGCGACGCTCGTGGCGCACGACGCCGACGCGATCGTGCACTTCGCCGCGAGCTCCCTCGTCGGCGAGTCCATGCGCGACCCGATGGCCTACTTCGGCAACAACACCGCCGGCAGCATCCGCCTGCTCGAGGCCGCGCAGGCGACCGGCGTCCGCCGCTTCGTGTTCTCCAGCACCGCCGCGCTGTACGGCACGCCGGACGCCGTCCCCATCCCGGAAACCGCACCCGTCCGGCCCGAGAGCGTCTACGGCGCTTCGAAGCACGGCGTCGAGCAGGTGCTGGACTGGGCGAGCCGCACGGCGGGACTGGGGGCGGTCGCGCTGCGCTACTTCAACGCCGCCGGCGCCACCGAGGCGCGCGGGGAGGACCACCGCCCCGAGACGCACCTGGTGCCGATCGTGCTGGAGGCCGCCGCCGGCCGCCGCGACGGCGTCCGCATCTACGGCGACGACTACCCGACCCCCGACGGGACCGCCGTCCGGGATTACGTGCACGTCGCCGACCTCGCCGAGGCGCACGCGCTCGCCGTCGAGGCGGCCGAACCGGGACGCTTCGAGGCGTACAACCTCGGCAGCGGCGTCGGGTACAGCGTCCGCGAGGTGATCGACACCGTCCGCGACGTCACCGGCGCCGACGTCCCCGCCGAGGTCGGTCCCCGCCGGGCGGGCGACCCGCCGCGCCTCGTCGCGAGCGTCGCGAAGATCGGCGCGGCGCTCGGCTGGACGCCGCACCGCAGCGACCTGCGCGGCATCGTCGCGTCGGCCTGGGCCTGGCACCGAGCGCACCCGGACGGGTACGCTGAGCGGTCGTGA
- a CDS encoding branched-chain amino acid transaminase translates to MADPTPTPAPGLDAGLIWMDGELVPQERATVSVLSHALHYGTSVFEGIRTYDTGSGAAVFRLDEHAERLLASARIMGMGDLPSLETIRDAVVATVRANARTACYVRPLLWHGPESLGINPRRTSVHFMVATWPWGTYLGDDAVREGAKVMTSSWRRSPPDVLATKAKAGGNYVNSVLANMEARDHGYDEAILLDHAGFVAEGSGENLFFVHDGVVHAIRHSVNLRGITRDSVMRIAEADGREVREAMATRDELYGADEVFMVGSAAEVTGIAEIDRRAIGAGVAGPVTLELRRAYLDVVEGRDPRFEGWLTRVD, encoded by the coding sequence ATGGCCGACCCCACCCCCACACCCGCCCCCGGTCTGGACGCCGGACTCATCTGGATGGACGGCGAGCTGGTCCCGCAGGAGCGGGCCACCGTGTCGGTCCTGAGCCACGCCCTGCACTACGGCACGAGCGTCTTCGAGGGCATCCGAACGTACGACACCGGGTCGGGCGCCGCGGTGTTCCGGCTGGACGAGCACGCCGAACGCCTGCTGGCGTCGGCCCGCATCATGGGGATGGGCGACCTCCCGAGCCTGGAGACGATCCGCGACGCGGTCGTGGCGACCGTCCGGGCGAACGCGCGGACCGCCTGTTACGTCCGGCCGCTCCTGTGGCACGGTCCGGAGTCGTTGGGGATCAACCCGCGCCGCACGAGCGTGCACTTCATGGTCGCGACGTGGCCGTGGGGCACGTACTTGGGCGACGACGCCGTCCGCGAGGGCGCGAAGGTGATGACGTCCAGCTGGCGGCGCAGTCCCCCCGACGTGCTGGCGACGAAGGCGAAGGCGGGCGGGAACTACGTCAACAGCGTCCTCGCCAACATGGAGGCCCGCGACCACGGGTACGACGAGGCGATCCTGTTGGATCACGCCGGCTTCGTCGCCGAGGGCTCGGGCGAAAACCTGTTCTTCGTGCACGACGGCGTCGTGCACGCGATCCGGCACTCGGTGAACCTGCGCGGCATCACCCGCGACAGCGTGATGCGCATCGCGGAGGCCGACGGGCGCGAGGTGCGCGAAGCGATGGCGACCCGCGACGAGCTCTACGGCGCCGACGAGGTGTTCATGGTGGGCAGCGCCGCGGAGGTCACCGGCATCGCAGAGATCGACCGGCGCGCGATCGGTGCGGGCGTCGCCGGTCCGGTGACGCTGGAGCTGCGGCGCGCCTACCTCGACGTCGTCGAGGGCCGCGACCCGCGGTTCGAGGGGTGGTTGACGCGGGTCGACTGA